One window of the Marinilactibacillus sp. Marseille-P9653 genome contains the following:
- a CDS encoding ABC transporter ATP-binding protein — protein MKLFIEYLKPLRGRLASGLTVKFLGTIMDLFLPLILAFIIDVVIPTGNINRVLLWGGAMVLCSIIAVVLSIKANQMASGVARDAVERIRHDLYEKITYLSASQADQYGTPSLISRLTSDTYNLHRTIGLMQRIGVRAPVLLIGGILMTVTLDPVLTLVMMSVLPFATVTIYYISKKGVPLFDQLQQEVDKLVRTVRENITGARVIKALSKTEYEKVRFEGVNQGVVDAETSANKTMAATTPLMNLFLNIGLTLVLLTSAYRVNEGLTQPGVIIAFMTYFTIILNAMLSVTRIFVLFSKGLASADRVHTILQTEPELEVQPLDEIEDTAHVRFDHVSFGYEKNNTVEDIDFALNKGETLGIIGATGSGKTTLVKLLLRLYDVDSGSIRIDGRNINSMNLEELHTKFGVTFQRDFLYADTLSENIDFGRQLPEEDILQSTEAAQAEEFIESLDEGVDHRLTAKGTNLSGGQKQRVLLSRALAGDPEILVLDDSSSALDYKTDANLRKALNKNYQETTTIMIAQRISSIQQANQILMMDKGRILGKGTHKELMETCEPYRDIYYNQSGGEEIA, from the coding sequence ATGAAATTATTTATAGAATATTTGAAACCTTTACGGGGAAGATTAGCGAGTGGCTTGACGGTAAAATTTTTAGGCACGATCATGGATTTATTTCTGCCATTGATTTTAGCCTTTATTATTGACGTCGTGATTCCGACCGGCAATATCAATCGGGTACTGCTTTGGGGTGGTGCAATGGTGCTCTGTTCGATTATAGCGGTCGTACTGAGTATCAAAGCCAACCAAATGGCATCTGGTGTCGCCAGAGATGCCGTTGAACGGATTCGTCATGATCTTTACGAGAAGATTACCTATCTTTCTGCTAGTCAGGCAGATCAGTATGGAACGCCCTCTTTGATTTCAAGACTGACGTCAGATACGTATAACCTTCACCGTACAATTGGCTTGATGCAGAGAATCGGTGTACGTGCACCGGTGCTGCTCATTGGGGGTATTCTAATGACCGTTACCTTGGATCCTGTTCTGACGTTGGTGATGATGAGCGTATTACCCTTTGCGACGGTGACGATTTACTATATCTCGAAAAAGGGCGTACCCTTGTTTGACCAGCTCCAACAAGAAGTCGATAAGTTGGTCCGAACCGTTAGGGAAAATATTACCGGGGCTCGAGTGATCAAAGCCTTGTCTAAAACCGAATACGAGAAAGTACGATTTGAAGGGGTCAATCAAGGCGTCGTCGATGCAGAGACCAGTGCCAATAAAACCATGGCTGCCACAACACCATTAATGAATCTCTTTTTGAATATTGGATTAACGCTTGTTCTATTGACGAGTGCTTACAGAGTTAATGAAGGCTTAACGCAACCAGGCGTGATTATTGCCTTTATGACGTACTTCACGATTATCTTAAATGCGATGCTCAGTGTTACCCGAATCTTTGTCTTGTTCTCTAAAGGACTGGCTTCTGCGGACCGAGTGCATACGATTTTACAAACGGAACCAGAACTTGAAGTCCAGCCACTGGATGAAATAGAAGATACAGCTCATGTGCGTTTTGATCACGTCTCTTTTGGTTATGAAAAGAACAATACAGTGGAAGATATCGATTTTGCCTTAAATAAAGGCGAAACGCTCGGGATCATCGGCGCGACAGGGAGCGGGAAAACGACCCTCGTTAAGTTGTTACTGAGACTTTATGATGTCGATTCCGGCAGTATCCGAATCGATGGCCGAAACATCAACAGTATGAATCTGGAAGAGTTGCATACAAAATTTGGTGTCACCTTTCAAAGAGATTTCTTATACGCAGATACCTTAAGTGAAAATATCGACTTTGGTCGCCAACTTCCCGAAGAAGACATTTTACAATCAACGGAAGCCGCGCAAGCGGAAGAGTTTATTGAATCCTTGGACGAGGGCGTGGATCATCGTTTGACGGCTAAAGGGACGAATTTAAGTGGGGGACAAAAACAGCGGGTCTTACTGTCTCGCGCTTTGGCGGGAGACCCTGAGATTTTGGTGCTGGATGATTCTTCTAGTGCACTGGATTATAAAACGGATGCGAATTTAAGAAAAGCCTTGAATAAAAATTATCAAGAGACGACAACCATTATGATCGCTCAGCGCATCAGTTCTATCCAGCAAGCCAATCAGATCCTGATGATGGATAAAGGGCGGATCCTTGGCAAGGGGACACATAAAGAATTGATGGAGACATGCGAACCTTATAGAGACATTTACTATAACCAGTCGGGGGGCGAAGAGATTGCCTAA
- a CDS encoding DUF1524 domain-containing protein, giving the protein MIRRLETNQIGPIHYIYLFTQIKNQDKGFLSDPTSVQSMLEMHGDIHHIFPKNYLQKNGVTDKKDYNQIANYAMVQKEINIKISDKSPKDYLELLSISKEDEQSLQNFKDNAVPTELFDMDMNDYQEFLKLRRQLMATKIKDYYYSL; this is encoded by the coding sequence TTGATTAGAAGACTAGAAACAAATCAAATTGGACCAATTCACTATATCTACTTGTTTACTCAGATAAAAAATCAAGATAAAGGATTCTTATCGGACCCCACTAGTGTTCAGTCTATGCTTGAAATGCACGGAGATATCCATCACATATTCCCTAAGAATTATTTGCAGAAAAATGGCGTAACTGACAAGAAGGACTATAACCAGATTGCTAATTATGCAATGGTTCAAAAAGAAATCAATATTAAAATTAGCGATAAATCACCAAAGGATTATCTGGAGCTACTAAGCATATCTAAAGAGGATGAACAAAGCTTACAAAACTTCAAAGATAATGCAGTGCCTACGGAGTTATTTGATATGGATATGAATGACTATCAGGAATTTTTAAAATTAAGAAGACAATTGATGGCTACTAAAATAAAAGATTACTATTATAGTCTATAG
- a CDS encoding ABC transporter ATP-binding protein, producing the protein MPKKKEKLKTSRAHVLKRLWSYLFNYKWMLITATILMVTSNGLSLIGPYLSGLAIDSIQPGTGNVLFQRVFYIVGLMAIFFVLSSILEYVMQLLMIKLTQRTIRRLRRDVFNKMAELPVGFFDKHQTGDIISRITYDIDTINQSLQNDFIQIVTSAITIVGSLTMMLLISPILTLVFGITLPISIFLTKFMVTRFRPLFKKRSVKLGELNGYVEEMISGQQTIKAYNQEENMIMRFDEKNEEAVSAYYNADYYGSMIGPSINFINNLSLSLVSVAGALLYLFNYLTLGGVSSFVLYSRRFSGPINELANIISELQSAFAAAERVFLLMDEPSEARDILDAHVYDQVEGNVEMNHVDFGYTSEKMTIHDLNFEAPSGNVIAVVGPTGAGKTTLVNLLMRFYDPSAGSIELDTVDTTKATRESLRTSYAMVLQDTWLFSGTIFENLAYGKENVTEEEVEEAAKTAQIHDYIMGLPNGYQTVIDQEGLNISQGQKQLLTIARAMILDANLLILDEATSNVDTQTEMKIQEAMQKLMNGKTSFVIAHRLSTIRNADTILVVQDGRIVEQGNHDDLLEKEGLYSDLYHSQFENVI; encoded by the coding sequence ATTCCTAAAAAGAAGGAAAAGCTGAAAACCAGCCGTGCCCATGTCTTGAAAAGACTGTGGTCTTATTTATTCAATTATAAGTGGATGCTCATCACGGCTACGATATTGATGGTCACCAGTAATGGCTTGTCGCTGATTGGGCCATATTTATCGGGGCTAGCGATTGATTCGATTCAACCGGGAACAGGAAATGTACTGTTTCAAAGAGTGTTTTATATTGTAGGATTAATGGCTATCTTTTTCGTACTTTCTTCGATTCTTGAGTATGTAATGCAGCTATTGATGATCAAATTAACCCAGCGAACCATCAGACGACTGAGGCGAGATGTTTTCAATAAAATGGCAGAATTACCGGTCGGCTTTTTTGACAAGCATCAAACGGGAGACATTATCAGCCGGATCACTTATGATATCGATACGATCAACCAGTCTTTACAAAATGATTTTATTCAAATCGTGACCAGTGCCATCACGATCGTTGGTTCATTAACAATGATGTTGTTGATTTCACCGATACTGACTTTAGTCTTTGGAATCACTTTACCAATTTCTATTTTCTTGACGAAATTTATGGTCACGCGTTTCCGACCACTGTTCAAGAAACGCTCAGTTAAGTTGGGTGAGTTGAATGGTTACGTTGAAGAAATGATTTCTGGTCAACAGACGATCAAAGCCTATAATCAGGAAGAAAACATGATCATGCGTTTTGACGAGAAAAATGAAGAAGCGGTCTCTGCTTATTATAATGCCGATTACTATGGCAGTATGATCGGTCCTTCTATCAACTTTATCAACAATCTTTCTCTTTCATTGGTCAGTGTAGCGGGAGCACTGCTTTATTTATTCAATTATTTAACACTAGGTGGCGTTTCTTCATTCGTTTTATATTCTAGACGGTTCTCTGGTCCAATCAATGAATTGGCCAATATCATCAGTGAATTGCAATCGGCTTTTGCTGCTGCTGAGCGAGTCTTTTTATTGATGGACGAACCTTCAGAAGCAAGAGACATACTGGATGCGCATGTATACGATCAAGTAGAAGGAAACGTGGAAATGAATCATGTGGACTTTGGGTATACCTCTGAAAAAATGACGATTCATGATCTGAATTTTGAAGCACCAAGTGGCAATGTCATTGCTGTGGTTGGACCAACAGGAGCAGGGAAAACGACCTTGGTAAACTTACTGATGCGCTTTTACGATCCTAGTGCAGGTTCAATCGAACTGGATACAGTCGATACGACCAAAGCAACGAGAGAAAGCTTACGCACATCTTACGCAATGGTCCTGCAAGATACATGGCTGTTCAGTGGGACAATTTTTGAGAATTTGGCATATGGGAAAGAAAACGTAACTGAGGAAGAAGTGGAAGAAGCTGCGAAAACGGCACAGATTCATGACTACATCATGGGCTTACCGAACGGTTACCAGACCGTTATCGACCAAGAAGGGTTAAATATCTCTCAAGGACAGAAACAATTGTTGACGATTGCCCGTGCGATGATTTTGGATGCCAACTTGCTGATACTGGATGAAGCGACTTCAAATGTAGATACGCAAACAGAAATGAAAATCCAAGAAGCAATGCAAAAGCTGATGAACGGGAAAACGTCTTTTGTCATTGCCCACCGTTTATCCACTATTCGAAATGCGGACACCATACTAGTGGTTCAAGATGGTCGGATTGTGGAACAAGGCAATCATGATGACTTGCTTGAAAAAGAGGGCCTTTATTCCGACTTGTATCATTCACAATTTGAAAATGTTATTTAA
- a CDS encoding DNA adenine methylase produces the protein MRYLGNKTKLLPFIDEVIKKYNITGEVFADLFAGTSAVSDHMKGKYKIITNDFMYYSFVFSKAKTLNFELPKFEYFINQYLITPFEWLNSRKYTPDEHYFIYQNYSPKGDRQFFIEENAIKIDGMRLDIEELYQEKLLSEAEYYFLLASLLESVTKISNTSGTYEAFFKFWESRSNKPLVLSPLEMENSFSVDLTNISFNEDTNFLIRHIAGDIAYIDTPYTITQYASAYHILETIARYDIPEIAGKTGRRQNGRRMSQYSRKQLAKFAFEDMFRQLNFEHILISYSNQSLVPLDELVDLAKLFAVNHEVFIEEVPYREYKNLNSSQKGNGKKLNEVIIYFKKNKINIKSPLNYSGSKDTLLEAIYKELPQHVGTFVDAMGGAFNVGANVIATNSVLYNEYNPFVFEVMEMILTSDRKSLLDLIEKKIENYNLGNAKKIEYLNFRNWYNSNEKTPLNLFILHMFSFQNLIRFNGQLGFNSPVGNAGFNEGLRKRILNFLPKSPILSLKQGSYKDLPLDKFERDTVFYFDPPYLITTAEYNDGKRGLKGWDVEMEAELLMFLSKLDKLGFKFMLSNVMEHQGRINNLLKEWTEQHRYECIEIGQSGARYPRTEVLIKNY, from the coding sequence ATGAGATATCTTGGAAATAAAACAAAATTGTTACCTTTTATTGATGAGGTAATTAAAAAATATAATATAACTGGAGAAGTCTTTGCGGATTTGTTCGCTGGAACTTCAGCAGTTAGTGATCATATGAAAGGTAAATATAAAATTATAACAAATGATTTTATGTATTACTCTTTTGTCTTCAGTAAAGCAAAAACTTTAAATTTCGAATTACCTAAATTTGAATATTTCATAAATCAATACTTAATAACACCTTTTGAATGGTTGAATTCTAGAAAATATACTCCTGATGAACATTATTTTATTTATCAAAATTATTCACCAAAAGGAGATAGGCAGTTTTTTATAGAAGAAAATGCTATTAAAATAGATGGAATGAGGTTAGATATAGAAGAGCTATACCAGGAAAAACTGTTGTCAGAAGCAGAGTACTATTTTCTTCTTGCTTCACTTCTAGAAAGTGTTACAAAGATATCAAACACTTCTGGAACCTATGAGGCATTCTTTAAATTCTGGGAAAGTAGGTCTAACAAACCATTAGTACTTTCACCTTTAGAAATGGAAAATTCATTTTCAGTAGATCTAACCAATATTTCATTCAATGAAGATACAAACTTTCTCATTAGACATATTGCAGGCGATATTGCATACATTGATACACCCTATACAATTACACAATATGCTTCTGCTTATCATATATTAGAAACAATTGCAAGATATGATATACCTGAAATTGCCGGAAAGACTGGACGTAGACAAAATGGGAGAAGGATGTCACAATATAGCCGGAAACAATTGGCAAAATTTGCATTTGAAGATATGTTTAGACAATTGAATTTTGAGCATATTCTTATTAGCTATAGTAATCAATCTTTAGTTCCTTTAGATGAACTTGTGGATTTGGCAAAGTTATTTGCAGTTAATCATGAAGTTTTTATTGAAGAAGTTCCTTATAGAGAATATAAAAATCTAAATTCAAGTCAAAAAGGCAACGGAAAAAAACTCAACGAAGTGATTATCTACTTTAAAAAGAACAAGATAAATATAAAATCTCCATTGAACTATTCTGGGAGCAAAGATACTTTGCTTGAAGCAATTTATAAGGAACTTCCACAACACGTTGGTACTTTTGTTGATGCTATGGGTGGTGCATTTAATGTAGGTGCTAATGTGATAGCAACCAATAGTGTCTTATATAATGAGTACAATCCATTTGTTTTTGAAGTTATGGAAATGATATTGACGTCTGATAGAAAAAGTTTACTAGATTTGATTGAAAAGAAAATTGAAAATTATAATCTTGGCAATGCCAAAAAAATAGAATACTTAAATTTTCGAAATTGGTATAATAGCAATGAAAAGACACCTTTAAATCTTTTTATTCTTCACATGTTTTCTTTTCAAAACCTAATTAGATTTAACGGACAACTTGGGTTCAACTCTCCTGTCGGTAACGCAGGATTCAATGAAGGCCTTAGAAAAAGAATTCTAAATTTTTTACCTAAATCGCCAATATTATCCTTAAAACAAGGAAGCTACAAAGATCTTCCGCTCGATAAGTTTGAAAGAGATACTGTTTTTTATTTTGATCCCCCTTACTTAATAACGACAGCAGAGTACAACGATGGAAAACGGGGATTAAAGGGTTGGGATGTTGAGATGGAAGCTGAACTTCTAATGTTTCTATCTAAGCTTGATAAGCTTGGTTTTAAATTTATGTTATCAAATGTTATGGAGCATCAAGGTAGAATAAATAACCTTCTTAAAGAATGGACTGAGCAACATAGATATGAATGTATAGAAATTGGTCAAAGTGGAGCACGTTATCCAAGAACTGAGGTTTTAATAAAAAATTACTAA
- a CDS encoding AAA family ATPase translates to MAFLQMIYYGVPGTGKSYSVDQLKGVATAPDEQVFRVTFHPEYTYSDFIGQLLPVVKEDLITYDFQLGIFTQALVQAFKDTSKPVYLIIEEMSRGNVAAIFGDIFQLLDRNEKNVSRYPIRNSLVAKNIRQISNDVIYFPANFNIIGTVNTSDQNVFAMDTAFKRRFDWKYVSTNPVRNEEGELLQDYNVPITLYYGDKLIKTNWYEFYLKLNKFITDKNNGLGLREDKQIGQFFIQFSTRMNEKKIKDKFQNKLLQYLWDDVESVSYNRAIKLFSEEITNFSELFSTFDKELQIFSNIFLEYYIHCDIPEEILN, encoded by the coding sequence ATGGCTTTTTTACAAATGATTTATTATGGAGTTCCAGGAACAGGGAAAAGTTATTCTGTCGATCAGTTGAAAGGAGTTGCAACTGCACCAGATGAGCAAGTTTTTCGCGTTACATTTCACCCTGAATACACTTACTCTGATTTTATAGGTCAGCTTTTACCTGTGGTTAAAGAGGATCTAATAACTTATGATTTTCAACTAGGAATATTCACTCAAGCATTAGTTCAGGCATTCAAAGATACTTCAAAGCCTGTTTATTTAATTATTGAAGAGATGTCCCGTGGAAATGTTGCTGCTATATTTGGAGATATTTTTCAATTACTCGATAGAAATGAAAAAAATGTTAGCAGGTATCCAATTCGTAACTCATTAGTCGCAAAAAATATTAGACAAATAAGTAACGATGTTATATACTTTCCAGCAAATTTTAATATAATCGGAACAGTTAATACATCTGATCAAAATGTTTTCGCGATGGATACAGCCTTCAAGAGAAGATTCGATTGGAAATATGTAAGTACAAATCCAGTAAGGAATGAAGAAGGTGAGCTGTTACAAGATTATAACGTTCCGATAACATTATATTATGGGGATAAGCTTATTAAAACGAACTGGTATGAATTTTATTTAAAACTAAACAAGTTTATTACCGATAAAAATAACGGGTTAGGTTTAAGAGAAGATAAGCAAATTGGACAATTTTTTATTCAGTTTTCAACAAGAATGAATGAAAAAAAAATCAAAGATAAATTTCAAAATAAACTATTACAATACTTATGGGATGATGTAGAGTCTGTATCTTATAATCGAGCAATTAAACTTTTCTCTGAGGAAATAACAAATTTTTCTGAGTTGTTTTCGACTTTTGATAAGGAATTACAAATTTTCAGCAACATTTTTTTAGAATATTATATCCATTGCGATATACCTGAAGAAATATTGAATTGA
- a CDS encoding HEAT repeat domain-containing protein → MSKTAHTHHRKLVTDGLLEFKGDQEVLAEALYDNFSAFNANYQAAMVDFFRLSDAPLSDKLITLLKQGTKDKDVLCAVLRYYEKHPVHAYKETILSYLTQTFDENWECVSTAAAVLSQYPGEDTLQALEVALSSQYWYVRLNAARSIAELGVSEDCVMDILDGQDAYAKEQLVYQMASTRERLVQNG, encoded by the coding sequence TTGTCAAAAACAGCTCACACGCACCACCGTAAACTGGTAACAGATGGCTTGCTTGAATTTAAAGGAGACCAAGAAGTACTAGCAGAAGCACTTTACGATAACTTCAGTGCATTTAACGCAAACTACCAAGCTGCGATGGTCGACTTCTTCCGATTATCAGACGCACCATTATCAGACAAGTTGATTACCTTACTCAAGCAAGGAACAAAAGATAAAGACGTACTGTGTGCGGTGCTACGATACTATGAGAAACATCCCGTTCATGCCTACAAAGAAACCATTCTATCCTATCTAACGCAGACCTTTGATGAGAATTGGGAATGCGTCTCAACAGCAGCCGCTGTTTTGAGTCAATATCCTGGTGAAGATACACTACAGGCCTTAGAAGTGGCTTTGTCTTCGCAGTATTGGTATGTAAGACTAAATGCAGCTCGTTCAATCGCAGAACTAGGTGTGTCAGAAGATTGTGTGATGGACATACTAGACGGTCAAGATGCTTACGCGAAAGAACAATTAGTGTATCAAATGGCGAGCACAAGAGAAAGGCTGGTTCAAAATGGATAA
- a CDS encoding glycosyltransferase family 2 protein: protein MDNVDVFLLVTGIFFATYIIIYGCYLTISGIVSIGSLRNYRIKQRLENELNHQFFFPISILVPAYNEATTIVTTVNHLLEMDYKLYEIVVVDDGSTDKTAQSMIDKYNLKRDFKPVRLQVPSQEILEVYSGEHNHIPIVLVRKKNGGNKADAVNAGINVSKFPYFVSMDADEILQADALKYAARLFLEDDKVIAIGGQICIANGVTFEKGMPVETRMSKNPIVSIQTLEYIRSFITSRIFHDKFNGNLNISGGFGLFKKEAVITVGGYDPNSSKNKKATRTRPVHMQE, encoded by the coding sequence ATGGATAATGTGGATGTATTTCTACTGGTTACAGGGATTTTCTTTGCAACGTATATCATTATTTATGGATGCTATTTAACGATTAGCGGAATCGTCTCTATCGGTAGTCTTCGGAATTATAGAATTAAACAGCGACTAGAAAATGAATTGAATCATCAATTTTTCTTTCCGATTTCGATCCTTGTACCGGCTTACAATGAAGCGACAACGATTGTGACAACCGTGAATCATTTGCTGGAGATGGATTACAAACTATATGAAATCGTTGTGGTCGATGACGGTTCAACAGATAAAACAGCTCAGTCTATGATTGATAAATATAATTTGAAAAGAGACTTTAAACCAGTAAGGCTTCAAGTACCTTCACAAGAAATACTTGAGGTTTACAGCGGTGAACATAATCATATTCCCATCGTCTTGGTTAGAAAGAAAAATGGTGGAAATAAAGCAGATGCTGTAAATGCGGGAATCAATGTTTCTAAATTCCCTTACTTTGTGAGTATGGACGCTGATGAGATTTTACAAGCAGATGCGTTAAAATATGCAGCGAGACTATTCTTAGAAGACGATAAAGTCATCGCGATTGGAGGGCAAATTTGTATCGCCAATGGTGTGACCTTTGAAAAAGGGATGCCAGTGGAAACCAGAATGAGCAAGAATCCGATCGTCAGTATTCAAACACTTGAATATATCCGTTCTTTTATTACTTCTCGAATTTTCCATGATAAATTTAATGGAAACTTGAATATTTCTGGTGGATTCGGATTGTTTAAAAAAGAAGCTGTTATTACAGTTGGTGGATACGATCCGAACAGTAGCAAAAACAAAAAAGCAACGAGGACGAGACCGGTCCATATGCAGGAGTAG
- a CDS encoding MarR family winged helix-turn-helix transcriptional regulator, which translates to MMRLINRTTRLGEMYRNEKMKQYGLKGMHHTYILNICTNPGVTQEKLAEIIYVNKSNVTRQLNNLEKAGYVTRSPDPKDGRKLLVYPTDKARVVYPKVAEILKEWNEMILEGFSVEEQALLEKQLSGIMKKAKAKVDTMETD; encoded by the coding sequence ATGATGCGCTTAATTAACAGAACCACTCGCCTAGGTGAGATGTATCGAAACGAAAAGATGAAGCAGTACGGTTTGAAGGGAATGCACCATACATATATTCTGAACATTTGTACTAACCCAGGTGTTACGCAGGAAAAACTGGCAGAAATTATTTATGTGAATAAAAGCAATGTGACGAGACAGCTCAATAACTTAGAGAAGGCAGGCTATGTCACGCGTTCTCCAGATCCAAAAGATGGCAGAAAGTTATTGGTGTATCCAACGGACAAAGCACGTGTTGTGTATCCGAAAGTCGCAGAGATTTTAAAAGAATGGAACGAGATGATTTTAGAAGGCTTTTCAGTAGAAGAGCAAGCACTTCTAGAAAAACAACTGTCAGGTATCATGAAAAAAGCAAAAGCGAAAGTCGACACGATGGAAACCGATTAA